In Eubalaena glacialis isolate mEubGla1 chromosome 4, mEubGla1.1.hap2.+ XY, whole genome shotgun sequence, the genomic window TGTCACCACCTGGAATGGCAGGGCATTCACCATGTCTGTTGTGCATCCTGGTATGAATAACTCCACTGAATTTGACCACCCTAAGCCATGCTGAGCCATAGGATCAAGGACCCCCTTTCCTctagaaatcagaaaaagaagagacccaaaggaaaagaaaactgagggaaTGCTTTCTAAATAAAGTTAATTCTGAGTAATAGCTCACTAGGCACTAGCTACCTTTGCTTGATCTCTAGAATCTGAGCCATGTACCCAGAAACTGCTTGTGCCAAGTCTGGCTTCAACCCCAGagtatggaagaaagaaaaagaggggaagCCATATGCTGTTCCATAGCGGGCATGATCTGGGAGTCTAGCCCCCAGACTTAAAGCTATAGACTAGCTCTGGGGAGTGGAACTGACAAATTTTATTCAACACACATATACTGAACACATACTATATGCTCTACGTTGGGCGTGAGCAACAAATTCAGTTGCgtgatctcatttagtcctcacaacaacacagaaatacattgtttatccccattttacagctttAAAAAACTGAGCCGTAAGGGTAATTAACTTACGTCAAAGTCATACAGACACCAAACAGTGATGCTCCAAGTGGAGCCCAACTCCAAACATAGTACTCTGGCCGCCACAGCACACATATACAAAAAAGACAGAAGGTGATAGGGATGGAAAGATACCTTTGAGCTACCTTATATAGTTAACAGAATGCTGTGGCATTCCCTTTCTCATTATCTCTAAAGATTATACTGTTGGGACAAATAAAACACCCTGAGATGAAAGGAAGGCAAGGATACAGAGACTCTCTGGATATCTCTCTATGTACTCTCAGGGACATTGTTCCACCTATAGAATTGTCCAGGTTGTTAAGAACTTGCATTAATTTTCTgggttctgtttaattttttaggaTCTCAAGAGCTTACTCAAGTCATTCATGTATTTCCATCAAGCAGACAAAGAGGAAGACTAAACCCTACCAATCACTCATTGAAAGACTCAGAGCAAAGTTCTTTCCAAGAACTGATGGCCAAAATATCCAGCCATAATACAAGTAAGCTTAGAAAAGCTCTTCTTACAACTCTGACATGATGGAACTTTTCCTAAACCATCCAGCATCTAATAAAACCAGTATAAAGAGCAACAACTCTGCATTTTTCTACCTTGAGTCCTGTAGACCCCACTTCCCTAGCCTTGCTCCTATTACTCATAGTCTATACTGTGATCTTAATCATGGACTTTTTTGGAAACCTCTCTCTCATTATTATCATCTTTAAGAAGCAGAGAGAAGCTCAGAATGTCACCAACATACTGTACGccaatctctccctctctgaCATCTTGGTATGTGTCATGTACATCCCTTTTACTATCATCTACACTCTGATGGATCACTGGATATTTGGGGATATCATGTGCAAACGCACCTCCTATGTGCATAGTGTTTCCATCTCTGTGTCCATATTCTCACTTGTGTTAACTGCTGTTGAAAGATATCAGCTGATTGTGAACCCTCGGGGCTGGAAACGCAGTGTAGCTCACGCCTACtggggtatcacattgatttggcTATTTTCCCTTCTGTTGTCTATTCCCTTCTTCCTGTCCTACCACCTCACCCATGAGCCCTTCCAAAACCTCTCTCTTCCCACTGACCTCTACACCCAGCAGGTGGCCTGTGTAGAGAACTGGCCCTCCAAAATGAACTGGCTCCTCTTTACAACCTCCCTGTTTATGCTGCAATATTGTGTCCCTCTGAGCTTCACCCTCATCTGCTACCTGAAGATTGTTATCTGCCTCCGCAGGAGAAATGGGAAAGTAGACAAGAAGAGGGAAAGTGAGAGCTGGGTCAGGGAGAACAAGAGGATCAACACGATGTTGATTTCTACTGCGGTAACCTTTGGGGTCTGCTGGCTTCCCTTGAACATCTTCAAGGTCATCTTTGACTGGTATCATGAGGTCCTGATGAGCTGCCACCATGACCTGGTATTTGTATTTTGCCACTTGATTGCTATGGTTTCTACATGTATACATCCTCTGTTTTATGGCTTTCTCAACAAAAACTTCCAGAAGGACCTGGTGTTGCTTATTCACCACTGCTGGTGCTTTGCACCTCGGGAAAGATATCAAAATATTGCCATCTCCAGTATGCACACAGATGAATCCAAGGGATCATTAAGATTAGCTCATACATCAAGAAGTATATAAAAACTGCTAACACAATGCTAAAGCCCTTCTTATGTGAGAGATGGAGAGGTAATGGCTGGGGATAAGGCAAGATGCAAAAGAAGCCAGaactaaaagaattttttaaaaagcaactttatGCTAACCAGTTTTGCTTTAGGCCAGACCTATCTGTCTCATATATCCACccaatacaaacacacacacacacacgtgtgtgtgcacgcgcgcacaTCACCCTTTTCTCTTAGAAGAATAATAACTCACACACCTAGCTGCCATCATTTGTGGCAAAGAATGACAGTGAGAAAGCAAGAGAGGCAAGGAACACTGATGGCTGGGGAACAAAATTCCCAGATATTGTTATTCAATGGAATATCCACAAGAGTTATTACTAATGACGTGCCCACTGAAAACAATGCTATATATATCTCCTTAGTGCTGAAGCAATTCCACTTTCAGATATGGAAATTGTAACTTTCAACCATGTAACTATTCAACTAATTAGCAATGTCAGAAAGACCCCTATTATAATTTACTAATTAGCTAACTGAGTTTGGATTGGAAGTTGAAGGAATGGTTTTAACTTAACATTTAAACTAAGTATTGTAATTATAATTAATTCACATGCCTGAGTCAGATTCTCTAGTTTATGACAACAGTACATTTTCTTCACTAACAATGCTATTAGTGCCACTAGAACTGGTCACAAACTCTTTAGCACTCCAATTATGCTCAAATCACATAAACTAACTTATTAATGGCCAATGTAGATAGAGCTTTCATTACAAAATGACTTTTTATCtataattatttatgtatattaagtAGGGGTTATTATGACTCTATCATTGGGTCTGATGAACTTCATCAGTAACACTCTTAAAGTTagctccagatttttaaaaacctcttgcATATCTTAtgacttaaacattttaaaaatatccctcATCCCTACAGAGTCACTTAAATAGAGAATCAGCTAGATTGTCTTCAAAAAGGATACTAAGCTACTGTTCAAATTAGCTCAATGACTTTTACTAAATGATGACAGGCTTTATCTCTTCCTCGGATACATCTCCCTATTAAACTGGGGCTGCAGCTTATTTGTATGTTAAAAATGTaaccatattttcttctttcttttgaataAAAGGTAATGTTTCTCTGAATACCTGTGATTTTTCAATTGTGTGTGTAGCTTTTTTTCCACATTAATCTGCATATTTTCCCCTCCTGaaaaatcttttctctctctctctccccttcccccctctgtctctgtttctccctcctcgctccttccctccatctagcttttccttctcttcaggATTTCTATTCTCTCTGATATATCATTTTggggaaaatgaacaaaaaaagcaCTGCAGGATACCCAACAGAAATAAAACGTAACAGTATCACAGTATTAGCTGCAAATAAAAGCTCTTATCTAAAAACCAACTTCAAATGGTGTCAGTTTAGAATCCTAAAGGTACCTACCGCTGCATCCCCTTAGCCCAGAAAACAGCTCCCCCTAGATACTATTTCTATCTCTTCTGACAGACAGTGGTTAATATATACTATAACTAAGATCCAATGCGATATTTTACTTACTTGGTAAAGACAGAATGATTCTAGTTTCCATTACTAAACAGATTTAGACCAAGCCACTGAAAGCAGGAAAGGGCTTTCATCAAACTCTGATaccaccctctcccctcacccaaACACAAACACCTGGGCTCCTCTAACCCCTGGCACCCCACCCCGAGCATTCACAAGAGATCTCCAATCTGTTCCTAAATATTATAGTGCTCTTTCTGGCTCCATGATAAGAACTATTTCCTTCTCCAATAAAACTGTACTGTCTTTTCTTCTGAACTTTTCTTGAgctttaatgaaataaaagtcaCTAAGGACATAACTATCAATTACAGTCTTTTgcattgccatttgcagcaacatggatggacctggagattatcatactaagtgaagtaagtcagaaagagaaagacagggcttccctggtggcgcagtggttgagaatctgcctgccaatgcaggggacacgggttcaagccctggtctgggaggatcccacatgccgcggagcaactaggcccgtgagccacaactactgagcctgcgcgtctggagcctgtgctccgcatcaagagaggccacgatagtgagaggcccgcgcaccgcgatgaagagtggcccccggttgccgcaactagagaaagcccttgcacagaaacaaagacccgacacagccaaaaataaataaataaataaataaacttgaaaaaaggccacaagcaaaaattaaaaaaaaaaaaaaaaaaagaaagagaaagacaaatatcatatgatatcacttacatgcagaatcttaaaaatatgatacaaatgaacttatttacaaaacaaacactcacaggcttagagaaCGAATTTATGATTACTGGGGgaaatgggggggagggataaattgggagtttgggattgacatgtacacactactatatttaaaatagatagccaacaagggcctactgcatagcacagggaacttggcacaatattctgtaataacctaagtgggagaagaatttgaaaaagaatggatccTTGTTTgggtgtaactgaatcactttactatacacctgtaactaacacatcattgctaatcaactatactccaatatgaaataatttttttaat contains:
- the LOC133090567 gene encoding LOW QUALITY PROTEIN: neuropeptide Y receptor type 6-like (The sequence of the model RefSeq protein was modified relative to this genomic sequence to represent the inferred CDS: deleted 1 base in 1 codon); protein product: MELFLNHPASNKTSIKSNNSAFFYLESCRPTSLALLLLLIVYTVILIMDFFGNLSLIIIIFKKQREAQNVTNILYANLSLSDILVCVMYIPFTIIYTLMDHWIFGDIMCKRTSYVHSVSISVSIFSLVLTAVERYQLIVNPRGWKRSVAHAYWGITLIWLFSLLLSIPFFLSYHLTHEPFQNLSLPTDLYTQQVACVENWPSKMNWLLFTTSLFMLQYCVPLSFTLICYLKIVICLRRRNGKVDKKRESESWVRENKRINTMLISTAVTFGVCWLPLNIFKVIFDWYHEVLMSCHHDLVFVFCHLIAMVSTCIHPLFYGFLNKNFQKDLVLLIHHCWCFAPRERYQNIAISSMHTDESKGSLRLAHTSRSI